In Tsuneonella amylolytica, one genomic interval encodes:
- the yidD gene encoding membrane protein insertion efficiency factor YidD — protein MKQILILVARAWQLGPSRILPPSCRYAPSCSAYAIEALEKHGAIKGGWIAAKRIMRCHPWGGHGYDPVP, from the coding sequence GTGAAGCAAATCCTCATCCTCGTCGCTCGCGCATGGCAATTGGGCCCCAGCCGCATCCTGCCTCCGTCATGCCGCTATGCCCCATCCTGTTCCGCCTATGCGATCGAGGCGCTGGAGAAGCACGGGGCAATCAAGGGTGGATGGATCGCGGCGAAGCGTATAATGCGCTGCCACCCCTGGGGCGGGCACGGCTACGATCCGGTGCCCTGA
- a CDS encoding alpha/beta hydrolase → MHFVAMRSLAAPFLALVALIAAPAQAQRHVTVIVAEWVEAEGAGRFVAGRGPALPEGEAFGPFRVIGDDRAALVDATDAASPRQFAAMLARHPGIATIEMVECPGTDDDTANLALGRMIRERGIATHVPAGGSVRSGAVELFLAGATRRIDDGAEFAVHSWRDSDGREAGDFDVDAAPNRAYIEYYREMGLADAQAFYAMTNSVPNEGARWLTAAEMREWIGSKAPSIAYLDLGAGFP, encoded by the coding sequence ATGCATTTCGTGGCCATGCGTTCGCTTGCCGCCCCGTTCCTTGCACTCGTTGCTCTCATTGCCGCTCCGGCACAGGCGCAGCGCCATGTGACGGTGATCGTCGCCGAATGGGTGGAGGCGGAAGGGGCCGGGCGCTTCGTCGCGGGCCGCGGCCCCGCACTGCCGGAAGGCGAAGCCTTCGGACCGTTCAGGGTGATCGGCGACGACCGGGCCGCGCTCGTCGATGCGACCGATGCCGCCAGCCCCCGCCAGTTCGCCGCGATGCTGGCCCGGCACCCCGGTATCGCGACGATCGAAATGGTCGAGTGCCCCGGAACCGACGACGATACCGCGAACCTTGCGCTCGGTCGGATGATTCGCGAACGCGGCATCGCGACCCATGTGCCGGCCGGTGGCTCGGTACGCTCGGGCGCGGTCGAGCTGTTCCTGGCCGGCGCGACCCGCCGCATCGACGACGGGGCGGAGTTCGCCGTTCATTCATGGCGCGATTCGGACGGCCGCGAGGCTGGCGATTTCGACGTCGATGCCGCGCCCAACCGGGCCTACATCGAATACTATCGCGAGATGGGGCTCGCCGATGCGCAGGCGTTTTACGCTATGACTAACTCGGTCCCCAACGAGGGCGCGCGCTGGCTCACCGCGGCCGAGATGCGCGAATGGATCGGTTCGAAGGCACCGAGCATCGCTTACCTTGACTTGGGGGCGGGCTTCCCATAG
- the dapE gene encoding succinyl-diaminopimelate desuccinylase: MSRALDHAEALIACPSVTPARGLVFDALERILAPLGFEIDRFLAGEGAAAVENLFAIRRGPPRARHFAFAGHLDVVPPGEGWASAPFLPERRGDLLYGRGAVDMKGAIAAMAAAAENLPADAGTLSFVITGDEEGPALHGTRALIERMKERGDIPDLILVGEPTSVNRLGDMAKIGRRGSVNIWLTVEGTQGHVAYPHLADNPITKLVAMLAELKALHLDGGTDWFQPSNLEVTDLEVGNPAHNVIPARASARISIRFNDTHTGAALVAKVDAIAEKHGGSARAVVSGEAFLTPPGDFSAIIADAVRAETNVSPELSTTGGTSDARFLKDIAPVIEFGLVNATMHKTDEAVAIADLDTLARIYARIARAALQA; encoded by the coding sequence GTGAGCCGCGCCCTCGATCACGCCGAAGCGCTGATCGCCTGCCCCAGCGTCACGCCGGCGCGGGGGCTGGTGTTCGACGCGCTGGAGCGGATTCTCGCCCCGCTCGGTTTCGAGATCGACCGGTTCCTGGCGGGCGAGGGGGCCGCCGCGGTCGAGAACCTGTTTGCTATCCGGCGCGGCCCGCCGCGCGCGCGGCACTTCGCGTTCGCCGGGCATCTCGATGTCGTCCCGCCGGGGGAAGGCTGGGCCAGCGCGCCATTCCTGCCCGAACGGCGCGGCGACCTGCTCTATGGTCGCGGGGCGGTCGACATGAAGGGCGCGATCGCGGCCATGGCCGCGGCGGCGGAAAACCTACCCGCGGACGCCGGTACGCTGAGCTTTGTCATCACCGGCGACGAAGAAGGGCCCGCGCTCCACGGCACCCGCGCGCTGATCGAGCGGATGAAGGAGCGCGGAGACATCCCCGACCTGATCCTCGTCGGCGAACCCACCTCGGTGAACCGGCTCGGCGACATGGCCAAGATCGGGCGGCGCGGGTCGGTCAACATCTGGCTGACGGTGGAGGGGACGCAAGGTCACGTCGCCTACCCGCACCTCGCCGACAATCCGATCACCAAACTGGTCGCGATGCTCGCGGAACTGAAGGCACTTCACCTCGACGGGGGGACCGACTGGTTCCAGCCTTCGAACCTGGAGGTGACCGATCTCGAGGTTGGCAACCCGGCGCACAACGTCATCCCGGCCAGGGCGAGTGCGCGAATCTCCATCCGGTTCAACGACACGCACACCGGAGCCGCGCTGGTGGCCAAAGTGGACGCCATCGCCGAAAAGCACGGCGGGAGCGCCCGCGCAGTCGTCAGCGGCGAGGCTTTCCTCACCCCGCCCGGCGACTTTTCCGCGATAATCGCGGACGCCGTGCGGGCCGAAACCAATGTGTCGCCGGAGCTGTCGACCACGGGCGGCACGAGCGATGCGCGCTTCCTCAAGGACATCGCCCCGGTCATCGAGTTCGGCCTCGTCAATGCGACGATGCACAAGACCGACGAGGCGGTGGCCATAGCCGACCTCGATACCCTGGCGCGCATTTATGCACGGATTGCTCGCGCCGCGCTGCAAGCCTGA
- a CDS encoding VOC family protein, whose translation MTLRPFHLAFPVRDLAEARAFYGGVLGCAEGRSSDEWIDFDFMGHQIVAHLAPTAHNGDAAVNHVDGHGVPVPHFGVVLTLEDFGALAERMRAAGTHFEIEPYTRFAGEPGEQRTMFFRDPSGNAIEMKAFASLDALFAT comes from the coding sequence ATGACGCTGCGCCCGTTCCACCTCGCCTTCCCCGTCCGCGACCTTGCCGAAGCGCGCGCCTTCTACGGCGGCGTCCTCGGCTGTGCGGAAGGGCGGAGCAGCGACGAATGGATCGACTTCGACTTCATGGGCCACCAGATCGTCGCGCACCTCGCGCCGACCGCGCACAACGGGGATGCGGCGGTCAACCATGTCGACGGGCATGGCGTACCTGTACCGCATTTCGGCGTTGTCCTGACGCTCGAGGACTTTGGCGCGCTTGCGGAACGGATGCGCGCTGCCGGAACGCATTTCGAAATCGAGCCCTACACCCGCTTTGCTGGCGAACCGGGCGAACAGCGCACGATGTTCTTTCGCGACCCCAGCGGCAATGCGATCGAGATGAAGGCCTTCGCCAGTCTCGACGCCCTGTTCGCCACCTGA
- a CDS encoding winged helix-turn-helix transcriptional regulator, with protein sequence MGLREPLNEMTACGLPEALEVMGERWSFMILRASFNGLYHFEEFLSELGIARNILSNRLAKLVQHGILDRQPCADDRRRIEYRLTAKGMDLLPAMVALRQWGQKYGGGDVVENPVLADEQDRLGIGPIAIVSHDGRVLGPKDLLFVDRADLGKRADGTVAAPADGFDRVRDDDASALRVAAVR encoded by the coding sequence ATGGGTCTGCGCGAACCGCTGAACGAAATGACCGCCTGCGGCCTGCCCGAGGCTCTCGAAGTCATGGGCGAACGGTGGAGCTTCATGATCCTGCGCGCCAGTTTCAACGGGCTGTACCATTTCGAGGAGTTCCTGAGCGAACTCGGCATTGCGCGGAACATCCTGTCGAACCGGCTGGCCAAGCTGGTCCAGCACGGCATTCTCGACCGGCAACCGTGTGCCGACGACCGCCGCCGCATCGAATATCGCCTGACCGCGAAGGGGATGGACCTGCTCCCCGCCATGGTCGCACTGCGCCAGTGGGGCCAGAAATACGGCGGCGGCGATGTGGTCGAAAACCCCGTCCTTGCCGACGAGCAGGACCGGCTGGGTATCGGGCCCATCGCCATCGTGTCGCACGACGGCCGTGTCCTGGGGCCGAAGGACCTTCTGTTCGTCGATCGGGCCGATCTCGGCAAGCGGGCCGACGGCACCGTGGCCGCTCCTGCCGACGGCTTCGACCGGGTCCGGGACGACGACGCATCGGCCCTGCGGGTCGCCGCCGTCCGCTGA
- the rpmH gene encoding 50S ribosomal protein L34 — protein sequence MKRTFQPSNLVRARRHGFFARKATPGGRKVLRARRARGRKKLCA from the coding sequence ATGAAGCGGACTTTCCAGCCCAGCAATCTCGTGCGCGCCCGTCGCCACGGTTTCTTCGCGCGCAAGGCGACCCCGGGCGGTCGCAAGGTCCTGCGCGCCCGCCGCGCTCGCGGCCGCAAGAAGCTCTGCGCCTAA
- a CDS encoding glutathione S-transferase family protein: MKLIVGNRNYSSWSLRGWLACKQSGLSFEELTVPLYGDEWDEMKRDMGEIQPSHGKVPILWDGDTVIWDSLAILEYLADRVGRDRFWPKDDTPRGMARAMVAEMHSGYLPLRRQCPMNVRMRHEGVRIGDDAKADIVRILQLWAEARARFGRGGPFLFGTFGAADIFYAPVVSRFLTYGIGVPGFAQAYMEAMWEHEWMQAWIAAAENEQWVIEQWDSVPAAG, from the coding sequence ATGAAGCTGATCGTCGGCAACAGGAATTATTCGAGCTGGTCGCTGCGAGGGTGGCTCGCGTGCAAGCAGTCGGGCCTCTCGTTCGAGGAACTGACCGTTCCGCTCTACGGCGACGAGTGGGACGAGATGAAGCGCGACATGGGCGAGATCCAGCCCAGCCACGGCAAGGTGCCGATCCTGTGGGACGGCGACACGGTGATTTGGGACAGCCTCGCCATCCTCGAGTATCTCGCCGACCGGGTCGGGCGCGACCGTTTCTGGCCGAAGGACGACACGCCCCGCGGCATGGCCCGGGCGATGGTCGCGGAAATGCATTCCGGTTACCTGCCGCTGCGCCGCCAATGCCCGATGAACGTGCGCATGCGCCACGAAGGGGTCCGGATCGGCGACGATGCGAAGGCCGACATCGTACGCATCCTCCAGCTCTGGGCCGAGGCCCGCGCCCGGTTCGGGCGAGGCGGGCCGTTCCTGTTCGGCACGTTCGGCGCGGCCGACATCTTCTACGCCCCGGTCGTCAGCCGCTTCCTCACTTACGGAATCGGCGTGCCCGGTTTCGCGCAGGCCTATATGGAGGCCATGTGGGAACACGAATGGATGCAGGCATGGATCGCGGCCGCCGAGAACGAGCAATGGGTAATCGAACAATGGGACAGCGTACCGGCGGCCGGCTGA
- a CDS encoding S1/P1 nuclease, with protein MGQRTGGRLIGIFAAALALLQPGSAAAWGYYGHQTTANIAMANVSPRTRAGIARLLAQSRELGTPDCPVTTLAQAATWPDCIRRDPWRWAYTFPWHYQTEPIAQPYDARKNCSSGACVSAQVERNQRILADESLPASVRVEALAFMVHFAGDIHMPLHSGDNDDKGGNDVVTQYGIVPGLNLHSIWDGALAERAITSATPPLVRRYTAAERAALAGGGPADWGRESHDLAKNFVYPNAFGSAPPSDSATLTQEAIVAAVPIAARRIQQAGIRIADYLDIAFAPGPLPQPDRGDRR; from the coding sequence ATGGGACAGCGTACCGGCGGCCGGCTGATCGGCATCTTCGCCGCAGCGCTCGCGCTGCTGCAGCCGGGGTCCGCGGCTGCGTGGGGTTACTACGGGCACCAGACGACCGCGAACATCGCCATGGCGAACGTCTCGCCGCGGACGCGCGCAGGCATCGCCCGGCTGCTCGCGCAGAGCCGCGAACTCGGGACACCCGATTGCCCGGTTACGACGCTGGCGCAGGCGGCCACCTGGCCCGATTGCATCCGCCGCGATCCGTGGCGCTGGGCCTATACCTTTCCCTGGCACTACCAGACCGAACCGATCGCCCAGCCCTACGACGCGCGCAAAAACTGCAGCAGCGGTGCGTGCGTTTCGGCGCAGGTCGAACGCAACCAGCGCATCCTTGCCGACGAGAGCCTGCCTGCCAGCGTGCGGGTGGAAGCGCTGGCGTTCATGGTGCACTTCGCGGGCGACATCCATATGCCACTCCATTCGGGCGACAACGACGACAAGGGTGGCAACGACGTCGTCACGCAGTACGGCATCGTTCCGGGCCTGAACCTCCATTCGATCTGGGACGGCGCGCTCGCCGAACGCGCGATCACGTCGGCGACCCCTCCGCTGGTACGCCGCTACACCGCAGCCGAGCGGGCGGCACTGGCCGGCGGCGGGCCGGCCGACTGGGGCCGGGAGAGCCACGACCTGGCGAAGAACTTCGTCTATCCCAACGCCTTCGGCAGCGCGCCCCCCTCGGACAGCGCCACGCTGACGCAGGAAGCCATCGTGGCCGCGGTTCCCATCGCGGCACGGCGCATCCAGCAGGCCGGCATCCGCATCGCCGACTACCTCGATATCGCCTTTGCGCCGGGCCCGCTGCCGCAGCCCGATCGCGGTGACCGCCGGTGA
- the yihA gene encoding ribosome biogenesis GTP-binding protein YihA/YsxC, with product MSEVDQAEREELAERARKLLTGRVEFLLSAPQLKFLPEPEVPEIAFAGRSNVGKSSLLNALTNRKSLARASVTPGRTQELNFFDVGEPLAIRLVDMPGYGFAKAPVKVVERWKMLVRDFLRGRAVLKRTLVLIDSRHGPKDVDREMMKMLDEAAVGYRLVLTKADKIKASELAAVTAATEAEARKHVAAYPEISVTSSEKGMGIAELRAAVLADAES from the coding sequence ATGAGCGAGGTCGATCAGGCCGAGCGGGAGGAACTCGCCGAACGCGCCCGCAAGCTGTTGACCGGCCGCGTCGAGTTCCTGCTGTCGGCGCCCCAGCTCAAGTTCCTGCCCGAGCCCGAGGTGCCCGAGATCGCGTTTGCCGGACGGTCGAACGTGGGCAAAAGCTCGCTCCTCAACGCCCTCACCAATCGCAAGAGCCTGGCGCGCGCCTCGGTCACGCCGGGGCGTACGCAGGAACTGAACTTCTTCGACGTCGGCGAGCCGCTCGCCATCCGGCTGGTGGACATGCCCGGCTACGGTTTCGCCAAGGCGCCGGTGAAGGTCGTCGAACGGTGGAAGATGCTGGTGCGCGATTTCCTGCGCGGGCGGGCGGTGCTGAAACGAACGCTGGTGCTGATCGACAGCCGCCACGGGCCCAAGGACGTCGATCGCGAGATGATGAAGATGCTCGACGAGGCGGCCGTCGGCTACCGGCTGGTCCTGACCAAGGCCGACAAGATCAAGGCGAGCGAGCTCGCCGCGGTGACGGCCGCGACCGAGGCCGAAGCGCGCAAGCACGTTGCCGCCTATCCCGAAATCAGCGTGACTTCGAGCGAGAAGGGCATGGGTATCGCCGAACTGCGCGCCGCGGTGCTCGCCGACGCCGAAAGCTGA
- the yidC gene encoding membrane protein insertase YidC: MDNQRNLLLAVVLCGLLLFGWDFAMQRIYPQPVEEVRRDTATAPVATTADGKKVVRTREGGLTDPAMVALEKRDLATVLKSPERVRIDAPELAGSIDLVGARIDDLTLKTHRETVDKSSGPVRLFSPAGTPAQHFAQFGWVGEGVKVPTAQTVWQATGGPLAPGTPVTLRWANGSGQVFTIELSIDSEYMITAKQTVANASGRPVVVRPFATVSRTSATASASTFTLHSGPIGYFGDGVDFGTDYDDVAETGRVTPEGRARWLGFTDIYWLSAIIPQSRTRVDADFRSMGGDLVRADAIYDPVTVPNGRQISRTTQLFAGAKDADVLGGYEAAGVPGFQNAIDWGWFGVIEKPIHWLLAKLYDLVGNFGLAIILLTFVVRGAMFPIAQKQFASMAAMRAIQPKMKALQDRYKDDRQKQQQEIMALYKSEGVNPLAGCLPILLQIPIFFGLYKVLMISIDMRHKPFALWINDLSAPDPLHILNLFGLLPFTPPSFLAIGPLAVLLGISMWLTFRLNPPASDPIQAKMFAIMPWILMFVMAPFAAGLLIYWITSNLLTLAQQSYLYSKHPQLRAQAIKDKEDKERAAAGEAKAAK; this comes from the coding sequence TTGGACAACCAGCGCAATCTTCTCCTCGCCGTGGTGCTGTGCGGCTTGCTCCTCTTCGGGTGGGATTTCGCCATGCAGCGGATTTATCCGCAGCCGGTCGAGGAAGTTCGCCGCGATACCGCGACAGCTCCGGTGGCGACCACCGCTGACGGGAAGAAGGTGGTCCGCACTCGCGAGGGCGGACTGACCGATCCGGCGATGGTGGCGCTCGAGAAGCGCGACCTCGCCACCGTTCTGAAAAGCCCCGAGCGGGTGCGCATCGATGCACCCGAACTGGCAGGATCAATCGACCTCGTCGGCGCGCGGATCGACGACCTGACGCTGAAGACCCACCGCGAAACGGTCGACAAGTCGTCCGGCCCGGTGCGTCTGTTCAGCCCGGCGGGAACTCCGGCGCAGCACTTCGCGCAGTTCGGCTGGGTGGGCGAGGGCGTGAAGGTTCCGACCGCGCAGACCGTGTGGCAGGCGACCGGCGGACCGCTCGCCCCCGGCACGCCGGTCACCCTGCGCTGGGCCAACGGTTCGGGCCAGGTCTTCACGATCGAACTGTCGATCGACAGCGAATACATGATCACGGCCAAGCAGACGGTCGCCAACGCATCGGGCCGGCCCGTCGTCGTGCGCCCGTTCGCCACCGTCAGCCGCACCAGCGCGACGGCAAGCGCCAGCACCTTTACACTGCATTCGGGCCCCATCGGCTATTTCGGCGACGGGGTCGATTTCGGCACCGACTACGACGACGTCGCCGAAACAGGGCGGGTGACGCCCGAGGGCCGCGCCCGTTGGCTGGGCTTCACCGACATCTATTGGCTGTCGGCAATCATTCCGCAGTCTCGCACGCGGGTTGACGCGGATTTTCGGTCTATGGGCGGCGATCTGGTTCGTGCGGACGCTATCTACGACCCTGTGACCGTTCCGAACGGCCGACAGATTTCCCGCACCACACAACTCTTCGCAGGCGCCAAGGATGCCGACGTGCTGGGCGGTTACGAGGCCGCCGGCGTACCGGGGTTCCAGAACGCGATCGACTGGGGCTGGTTCGGCGTCATCGAGAAGCCGATCCACTGGCTGCTCGCCAAGCTCTATGATCTCGTCGGCAACTTCGGCCTCGCGATCATCCTCCTCACGTTCGTCGTGCGCGGGGCGATGTTCCCCATCGCGCAGAAACAGTTCGCCAGCATGGCGGCAATGCGGGCGATCCAGCCCAAGATGAAGGCGCTGCAGGACCGCTACAAGGACGACCGGCAGAAACAGCAGCAGGAGATCATGGCGCTCTACAAGAGCGAGGGCGTGAACCCGCTCGCGGGCTGCCTGCCGATCCTGCTGCAGATCCCAATCTTCTTCGGCTTGTACAAGGTGCTGATGATCTCGATCGACATGCGCCACAAGCCGTTCGCGCTGTGGATCAACGACCTGTCGGCGCCCGATCCGCTGCATATCCTCAACCTGTTCGGCCTGCTGCCGTTCACGCCTCCCAGTTTTCTGGCGATCGGTCCGCTGGCGGTCCTGCTCGGTATCTCGATGTGGCTGACGTTCCGCCTCAATCCGCCGGCGTCGGACCCGATCCAGGCAAAGATGTTCGCGATCATGCCGTGGATCCTGATGTTCGTGATGGCCCCCTTCGCGGCCGGCCTGCTGATCTACTGGATCACCTCGAACCTGCTGACGCTGGCGCAGCAGAGCTACCTCTATTCCAAGCATCCGCAGCTGCGCGCGCAGGCGATCAAGGACAAGGAAGACAAGGAACGCGCCGCCGCCGGCGAGGCGAAGGCCGCCAAGTGA
- the rnpA gene encoding ribonuclease P protein component, with protein sequence MTVSTIRKRPDFLAANRGLRVARPGFVLLAQPNGGRGKRFGITVTKKIGNAVVRNRMKRRFRELLRAALPGEGLPDTDHVLIGREGGVGRDFAKMRAELAEALARAAAGEGDPPRRRRPAR encoded by the coding sequence ATGACCGTTTCCACCATCCGCAAGCGGCCCGATTTCCTCGCGGCGAATCGCGGGCTCCGCGTGGCACGGCCCGGGTTCGTCCTGCTCGCGCAGCCCAACGGCGGGCGCGGCAAGCGGTTCGGCATCACCGTGACCAAGAAGATCGGCAACGCGGTCGTGCGCAACCGGATGAAGCGGCGCTTTCGCGAACTGCTGCGCGCGGCACTGCCCGGCGAAGGACTACCCGATACCGACCACGTGCTTATCGGCCGCGAAGGCGGGGTTGGGCGCGATTTCGCGAAGATGCGCGCCGAACTCGCCGAAGCGCTCGCGCGCGCGGCCGCCGGCGAGGGCGATCCGCCCCGCCGCCGCAGGCCCGCCCGGTGA
- a CDS encoding PilZ domain-containing protein encodes MLATTPQQAAPELRPSLDELVGRRRSTRHPVDISARFLDSEADIRAHIEDISATGACFRLMRPRRLIAGRLSWLGFEIYGEIVWQTEDRCGMHFADRLDAACMRATLDFADRMAREGGDRYHRLAHAWTHGRGDY; translated from the coding sequence ATGCTCGCAACCACTCCGCAACAGGCGGCGCCGGAACTCAGGCCGTCTCTTGACGAGCTCGTCGGACGCCGCCGCTCGACACGTCATCCGGTCGACATCAGCGCGCGATTCCTCGATTCCGAAGCCGACATTCGCGCCCATATCGAGGATATCTCGGCGACGGGTGCATGCTTTCGCCTGATGCGCCCGCGCCGCCTTATCGCGGGTCGGCTGTCGTGGCTCGGCTTCGAAATCTACGGCGAGATCGTGTGGCAGACCGAAGACCGCTGCGGCATGCATTTCGCCGACCGGCTGGATGCCGCCTGCATGCGCGCGACCCTCGATTTCGCCGACCGGATGGCGCGGGAAGGGGGAGACCGCTATCACCGGCTTGCCCATGCTTGGACGCACGGACGGGGCGACTACTGA
- a CDS encoding YifB family Mg chelatase-like AAA ATPase: protein MVALVRTVAYLGLEARSVEVQCQVAAGMPRFNVVGLPDKAVAESRERVHAALAAMGLSLPPKRITINLSPADLPKEGSHYDLPIALALLAAMGVTDAEQLGDWIAVGELALDGRIAASPGVLLAAIHASEQEAGLICPASQGSEARWASGVPVIAAPDLVSLLNHLKGTQRLPDPLPGEVEEPGFGPDLRQVKGQETAKRALEIAAAGGHNLLMIGPPGAGKSLLASCLPGILPPLTPAEALETSMVASVAGTLEGGRISRVRPFRAPHHSASMAALTGGGLKVKPGEVSLAHLGVLFLDELPEFQRAVLDSLRQPLETGKVDVARANAHVSFPARVQMVAAMNPCRCGHLGDPALACSRAPRCAADYQSKVSGPMLDRIDLHVEVDPVSAMDLALPPPAEGSAEVAARVAAARAVQTARAAETGARTNAELDGEPLERFAAPDEPGAKLLMQAAEAMRLSARGYTRIRRVARTIADLSGAETVGRIHVAEALSYRRSAPRA, encoded by the coding sequence GTGGTCGCACTGGTCCGGACGGTGGCCTATCTCGGGCTGGAGGCGCGCAGCGTCGAGGTGCAATGCCAGGTCGCCGCCGGCATGCCGCGCTTCAATGTCGTCGGCCTGCCCGACAAGGCGGTGGCCGAAAGCCGCGAACGGGTCCACGCCGCGCTCGCCGCGATGGGCCTCAGCCTGCCGCCCAAGCGGATCACGATCAACCTGTCGCCAGCCGACCTGCCCAAGGAGGGCAGCCACTACGACCTGCCCATCGCGCTCGCCCTGCTGGCGGCGATGGGCGTGACCGATGCCGAGCAGCTCGGCGACTGGATCGCGGTGGGCGAGCTGGCACTCGACGGCCGCATCGCGGCTTCGCCCGGCGTCCTGCTCGCGGCGATCCATGCCAGCGAGCAGGAGGCGGGCCTGATCTGCCCTGCCAGCCAGGGGTCGGAAGCCCGCTGGGCGAGCGGCGTGCCGGTGATCGCCGCGCCCGATCTCGTCAGCCTGCTCAACCATCTGAAAGGCACGCAGCGGCTGCCCGATCCGCTTCCCGGCGAGGTGGAGGAGCCCGGCTTCGGTCCGGACCTGCGCCAAGTGAAGGGCCAGGAAACCGCCAAGCGCGCGCTCGAGATCGCGGCGGCCGGCGGGCACAACCTGCTGATGATCGGCCCTCCGGGTGCGGGCAAGTCGCTGCTGGCAAGTTGCCTACCGGGCATTCTTCCGCCGCTCACTCCGGCCGAGGCGCTGGAGACCAGCATGGTCGCCTCGGTCGCAGGCACGCTCGAAGGCGGCCGGATCAGCCGCGTCCGCCCGTTCCGCGCGCCTCACCATTCGGCCAGCATGGCCGCGCTTACCGGCGGCGGGCTGAAGGTGAAGCCGGGCGAAGTCAGCCTCGCGCATCTCGGCGTCCTGTTTCTCGACGAACTGCCCGAATTCCAGCGCGCGGTGCTCGATTCGCTGCGCCAGCCGCTCGAGACCGGCAAGGTCGACGTCGCCCGCGCCAACGCGCACGTCAGCTTTCCCGCGCGCGTCCAGATGGTCGCCGCGATGAACCCGTGCCGATGCGGCCACCTCGGCGACCCGGCGCTCGCATGCAGCCGCGCGCCGCGCTGTGCCGCCGACTACCAAAGCAAGGTGTCAGGCCCGATGCTCGACCGTATCGATCTCCATGTGGAGGTTGACCCGGTGAGCGCCATGGACCTCGCGCTGCCCCCGCCCGCCGAAGGCAGCGCCGAAGTCGCCGCCCGGGTCGCCGCCGCACGCGCCGTCCAGACCGCCCGCGCCGCCGAAACCGGTGCGCGCACCAATGCCGAACTCGACGGCGAGCCGCTGGAGCGCTTCGCCGCGCCCGACGAGCCGGGAGCGAAGCTGCTGATGCAGGCGGCCGAGGCGATGAGGCTATCGGCGCGCGGCTATACCCGCATCCGCCGGGTCGCGCGCACGATCGCCGATCTGTCGGGGGCGGAGACGGTCGGCCGGATCCATGTCGCCGAGGCCCTGAGCTATCGCCGCAGCGCTCCGCGCGCCTGA